TCAATTCAGTATCTGATCTAGGTAAGGACATTGTGGTAGCAGGGTGCTTACCTGCAGCCCAGCCCGATATCCTGGACGGTATCAACTACCCGTCAGTAACACCTGCTTCACTGGATAATATTACCGATATTGTAGGTAGTAATGGTATTACTGCCCCTGCCCCCTATGATGTTCCAATACTGGATGGTGTAACAGGTATTGTTAGCATTTCACAGGGATGTGCAAGACAGTGCTCCTACTGTATTGTAAAGCAGGCCAGGGGCAAACTGGTAAGCCGCCCTGTTCACGATATTGTTGATGAGATAAGGTTACTTGTACGGCGTGGTGCCAGGGAGATCCAGCTTACTTCACAGGACACATCGGCTTACGGCATGGATATGGGCATAAAACTGCCTGAACTGCTACGTGACGTAACCACTGTTGAAGGGGATTATATGATAAGAGTTGGCATGATGAACCCGTCCACGGTTATTGACATTATCGACGATGTAATTGAATCCTTTAAAAGTCCGCATATTTTCAAGTTCCTTCACATTCCTATACAGTCCGGATCAGATAGGGTCCTGCAACACATGAACCGCAAGCATACATCAGAAGAGTTCGAATATATCGTTGATACGTTCAGGAACAATTTTCCTGGAATGGTAATCTCAACAGATTTTATTGTAGGGTATCCTACAGAGACCGAGCAGGACTTTATTGATACACTGGAATTGCTAAAGGAAATTCGTCCTCAGAAGGTCAATATCACCAGGTATTCACCACGACCGAACACACCCTCATCCCAACTGCGTGACCTGCCATCATGGAAGAAAAAAGAACGCTCACGTAGACTGACGGAAGTACATCATACTGTTAACAGGGAACTGCTCAAAAAGAGGATAGGGGATACTCTACATGTTTTGACAACAGAAGTGGGTAAGGATAATTCCACTATAGGACGGGATATCTATTACAATAACATCGTAGTGAAAGAGGATTTACCGTTAGGTAACTGGTACTATATGAAAATAACAGGTTCTACTATCACTTACCTGATAGGTGAAATTAAAATATAAAAAAAAACCAGTAAAAAAGAATGAACAGGGGTAAAAAGTACCCCTTTTCAATTAATGGTGGCCTTTATGGGATGCCAGTTCTGCCTGCCGTTTGTTGTATGCATTCTCGGTGGCTTCCAAGCATGATTCACAGATTTCCGCCACTTTTTCCTTATAATAAGGCTCGCTGAAATCAGGAACTCTCATTTCCACGGCATACAGTTGTTCACCCTTTCTTCCACAAAGGTTGCATTTGGAACCTTTTGCCTTTGCACGGATTTTATTGGCGTCATGGGAGGCGTTGGTGCATTCCTCGCAAATGGCCATCCACATCCCTGTAGGGTAGGCGTTTCTGAATCTCGGTACATCGGGTTTCACAGGACATAGAGTAGGTCTTCCTACTCCGCATAGATCACAATCTGCCATATTTTTCACCTCCTATTATAATCCCAATACATTAGCCGCATTTGCTGCCCAGTTGACGAATGGTTCAGGAACAATTCCTATTGCCAGCACGCCTATAATTGCCAGCAGTATAGCCAGTGCATATGCTCCGGGTACTTTCAATTTTTCATCGGACGAAGGCGGAAGTACATACATATATTTCACAACCCTGGCGTAATAATACAGGGACAATGCACTATTCAATATGGCAAAGATCACCAGGAGCAAAAATCCTCCTTGCAGCACTGAATAGAACAGTATGAACTTACTGACAAAACCTGCTGTTGGTGGAATACCAGCCAGGGCAAACAGGAATATCATAATGCTGAATGCCAAGAATGGAGACCTTTTACCCAGTCCGGCAAAGTTATCCAGATGATCAACGTCCTTAGCATTACTGTTCTCCTTCAACAACATATATCCCAGTGCTGCCACTGCAATGAAAGCACCCGTCTTCATGAAAGCATGGGACATAACATACAGTATGCCTCCAGTCAATGCCTCGGGTGACATGACTACAAACACCATGGAAATATATCCTGCCTGTGCCACTGAAGAATAAGCCAGCATTCGCTTTAAGCTCCTTTGGCTAAGGGCAACCACATTCCCAAGGGTCATAGTAATTATTGCAAGAATCATGAACACCATTGCTATATCGATCTTGATGGCTATCATTGCTACCAGGAATATCCTGAAAGCTGCAACGAATGCCATCTTCTTTGACCCGGCTGCCAGTAATGCTGATATAACGGTGGGTGCGCCTTGATATGTATCCGGCGCCCACATATGGAACGGTACCAATGCCATCTTAAATCCAAATCCGGCCACAATCAGCATCAAAGCTATTACACCCATTGGACTCTGGAGGACCGTGGGATTACTGTTAAAGAAAACTGCCAGTTCACTGATGTTTGTAAGGCCACCACTCATGCCATATATGTATGAAAGACCGAACAACAGCAATGTGGATGACAGGGCACCTACGATGAAGTACTTGACTGCCGCTTCCAGGCTATTTGAATCCTTCTTATTGAATCCTGCCAGTGCATAAGTGGATAAACTGGCCAGTTCAAACCCGATGAACATAGTTACAATATCTATCGCTGAGGCCACTACCATCATTCCGATGGTCCCGAGTAGTATTAGAGTATAATACTCGTCTTGATTCTGATGGCCATCATACTCCTTTATCGATGCTATAACCACAATCAGGGATACCACTAAGAATGTCAGCTTAAAGAACTGGCTCATTGGGTCAATGGTCAGGGAATCTGCCAGTATGCCTTCCATCTGTATATCATATATTCCCCTGCACACAATGACCAAGCTGGCCACTGCAAGGAATATTGTGGCAAGATATCCCAGTACCTTTTTCTGTGAATTTGCCAGAAACAGACCGATCATCATAATGGCAAGAGCCCCGATGGTCAATATCAGTTCTGGAGCGAATTGGGAAGCTAGTTCTATATAATTCATATCATCACTCCTGGAATGATTTTACTGGCATATTCAAACATTTCCATCACTGATCCCGGATATACTCCAAACAATATTATCAACAACACCAGTATCGCCATGGGTATCAGTTCGAAGTTAGCCAGATCATGAGGTTCACCAAGTTTCTCATTGTAACTGCCAAACATGGCACGTTGCAATGCCCACAAGTGATACCCGGCCGTAGCTACAATACCCAGCATTGCTATAAGTGCGTATATTGGCAGAGTCAGGTAACTTCCTGTAAGTACCATAAACTCGGCAATAAAACCGCTCATAGCCGGAAGTCCCAGTGATGCCATGAATCCACACATCATCAAGAAGGCAAGTTTGGGCATCCGGTCAGCCAATCCGCCCAGGTCTGGTATGATCCTGGTATGAACACTGTGCTGTATCACACCCACGCTCATGAAAAGCACGGCAGTGATCAGTCCGTGACTGAATTGCTGGAACATGGCTCCTGAAACTGACATGTAGTTGAATGCGGCAGCTCCAAGCATCACATAACCCATGTGGGCTACACTACTGTAAGCGACCATCTTTTTCAGATCTTTCTGGGCCAGTGCCAAAAATGTGGCATATAATATACTTACCACAGCCAGCACAGCCATCAATGTGATTATATCTGAGCGATATGGTCCCAGGCCATCCATCATTGGTAACAATACCCTAAACAGCCCGTAGCCGCCCATTTTAAGCAGCACACCAGCCAGCAGGACACTGCCTGCAGTGGGTGCTTCCACATGGGCATCCGGAAGCCAGGTATGGAAAGGTACGGTAGGCATCTTCACTAAAAACCCAAAGAACAGGGCAAGGAAAATACCAACTCTCATCTCAGGAGATGCGATGTCAGAAAATGCCTGTAACAATACAGGTATTTCGAAGGTATTAACACCGGTACTGAAATACAGCGCAAATATACCCAGCACCATTACAAGACTGGCAACATGAGTATAAATGAAGAACTTAATTGCTGCATAGTCCTTATTAGGACCGCCCCAGATACTTATCAGGAAGTACAGTGGTATTAGTGTCAGTTCCCAGAATATGTAGAACAGGAAGAAATCCAGGGCCATAAATACCCCAAACACTCCAGCCTGAAGTACCAGTATCAAAGCAAAGAACTGGTTGGGCTGTTTGTTCTCTCCCCATACATAAATTATGGTCAATGGACACAGTATCGCATTTAATAGTATCAACGGCATACTGACTCCGTCAACACCCAGATAATAACTTATCCCCATATAGTCCATCCATGGAATTTTATCTATGAACTGGAATTCCAGGAAAGCTAAACCTGATTTGAACTGGAGATATATCATTATCGTAAGTACAAATGATATTGCTGATGAGACAAATGCAACCATTCTGGCTGATTCACGGCTCTTAGCAAATAACAGCGTTAGGGCAGCACCTATGAGTGGGATGAACAATATTAACGAAAGTACATAATCCACCACTTAGATCACCTCCCAGAATGAAAGGATAAGGGCTATCAGGCCCACCCCTAAAATCGTTGCTGTGGCATAATTCTGCACCACGCCTGTTTGAATCTTTTTCAAGACTTCTGCTCCTCCTATGATAAATGAACTGATGCCGTCAATGATACCATCAACTATCTTACGGTCACTGAACTCACCGGCCAGGGCAAGTACTCCATAAGTGAACTTCAGGGATATCAGCTCAATGAATATCTCATGCTGGTAGTATCGCTTGGCAAGAATCGCGAATAACGGATTCTTCATATTCCCGATCGATGCCACACTTATCCACCGCCTGTTATAGATCACCCATGCTAACAGTAGTCCACCCACACCAACAATAACCGGTAATAGGAATATTATTGGGGAAGTTTCTTCTGTGATAATATGATGAAGTTTATCGTGATCTATTATACCATCATTACCACTTAATCCAGCAAGATGTTCAATCTCGTGATGATCATAGGTATGACCTACGAAATTCGTGAAAGGAATGAAGGTAAGCATTCCAAATACCAATGCAAATACAGCAAGAATTGATAAAACTCCTGTCATAGTTGCTGGCGACTCATGAGGATGTCTTTCCTGGCGGGGTTTGCCTGTGAATGCCATAAACCACAGCCTGAATGTATATATTGCTGTTAATAATGCCGCTAATATACCAAAGGCAAATGGGATCCAGTCATTAGTCATGTGGGCAAATATATATGAACCTTCTACGATGATCGCATCCTTACTGACAAAGCCGCTGGTACCAATAGGTGTACCAAGTATTTTAACAAATGGTATACCAATACCGGCAAGTGCCAGTGAAGAAAATAACATGGTGATCCCTGTGATCTTCATCTTACTCATCAGACCACCCATTTCACGCAGATCATTTGTACCAGTCGAATGAATGACACTACCTGCACACAAGAACAGACATGCTTTGAAGAAGGCATGATTGATCAGGTGGAACATGGCAAAACCTACTGCAGCTACACCTATTACCGATCCCATTCCCAGTGCCAGCATCATATATCCAAGCTGGCTGATCGTGGAAAAGGCAAGTACACGTTTAATATCATTCATTACCAGTCCCATGGTAGATGCGAACAGTGCTGTAAAACCTCCTATATAAGCTACAACAGTAAGTGTCGCAGGAATTGTAATTCCGGCTAATTCAACCCCAGGAGATGCAATGAACATCGGGAACGTCCTGGCAACCAGATACACACCAGCAGTAACCATAGTAGCTGCATGGATCAAGGCCGATACCGTAGTCGGACCTTCCATTGCATCAGGCAACCACACATGTAGCGGGAACTGCCCGCTCTTACCTACCGCACCGCCAAAGAAGAGCAGTGTAATGATAGTAAGTTGACCTGATGGTATATGATGAATATTGTCGAAGATCGTACTGAACTGGAGCAGATATACTGTCTCATGCCCGGTTATATGAGGAAGCACATGTTCTCTCATATTAAAGAATAATATTACTATACCAGCTAAGAACAGCACATCACCCACACGGGTTGTGAGGAATGCCTTCTTTCCGGCAGCAGCTGCTGTAGGTTTCCTGAACCAGAAACCAATTAGCAGATATGAACACAGACCTACCAGTTCCCAGGCAATAAAGAACTGAAGGATGTTGTCTGCCAGCACCACACCCAGCATAGCAGCAGTGAACAATGCGGTCTCTGCAAAATATCTGGGTTTGGCAGGGTCATGTGCCATATAACCTATAGCATAGATGTGAATGAGCAAACTCACAAAAGTGACCATCAACAACATTACACTTGCCAGAGGATCGATAAAAATACCAACGTTCAATACTGAAAACCAATGAGCAGATACCTCAATGGGCACATGTGTATTATATATCTGCAAAAATGCCATTACAGATATAATACAGGATATGGCGATTGCCACTATCGGTATATATCCTCCGCCTGAGGGTAGTTTCTTGCCAAAAGCAAGGGTAAGTACGAATGCTAACACCGGAAGTGCCGGTATCAAATATACTATATTATCAACAGCCATATCTTACCACCTCAGAATGTTGATATTGTCGATATTGACATTGTTCTTAGACCTGAATATACTCATTAATATTGCAAACCCGATAGCTGCTTCAGCCGCTGCAAGAGCAATACTGAACAGCACAAAAACATGACCGTTCACCTGGCTGAAATGTGATGCAAAAGCTATCAGGTTGATGTTAGCTGCATTTAGCATCAGTTCCACACACATCATAATCATGATTCCTGACCTTAATGTCATCACACCATAAGCACCAATGCAGAACACAATGGCTGCAACAATTAGATAATAACTGACCGGTAACATTACTCTTCCTCCTTCTTGGCCATGTAGAGACTCCCTAACAGTGCCGCTAACAGGACAAGTGCAAGGACCTCAAAGGGAATTACATATTTGGTGAACAACAGTCCTCCTACATGTTCAATCCCACTTGCGTCCGTTGACCCGTCCTCCCAGACTGTATAATCAATAGGTACACTTTCTGGCAGAGTGCTAGGCACAAAAGGCCCTAATCCGACAACACTAACTATCGCAAGCAATAATGCTGCCAACAATAAAAGTGCAGTCAACATGCTAATTACTCTACCTGTGCCTGATAATTGTTCCATATTCACTCCACCTCCTGGTTTCTCGTAGTAAGCATTACTGCAAAGAGTATCATCACACCAATGGCTCCTACATATACCAGTATCTGCACTACAGCTATGAACTGCGCATTAAGCAACACATAAAATCCGGCAGCAGCCATCATAGTTATAACACAATGGAAAGCACTGTGTACAACTTCCTTTGATTTTACCACCATGATGGATGAACCGATCATGATTATTGATATGATTGCAAATGGTATGATCTGCAGGTCTATCATTTCGTATACCCCCCTGTCCTGCCTTCAAGTTCGGCTTTATTAGGAGCTGCAAGCTGGTCAGGACTGTAGATTGTTTCTTCCTTGGTCCAACAAGCCATCTCAAAGTGTTTTGTCATAGACAGTGCCCCATTCGGACAAAAATCAACACACAATCCACAGAACATACAATGCCCGTTATCAAATTGTGGATACCATTTTCCGCTTTTTACAATCTCGATAACATTATTTGGACACATCTGGGAACATATACCGCATCCTACACATTTATCCATATCCAGATGTTGCTGCCCCCTGAATGCATCCGGCAGTTCCATAATTTCTTCCGGATATAGTCTCGTTACAGATTTTGTATATACAGTGCGAAGAGTTATTTGTAAATTTTTTAATACCATCTTTTTCCCCTCCTATGCCCACCATAACCCTATTATCGTGGACCACACAAGGTTCAGCAAAGCTAGTGGAATTAATACCTTCCAGCCTATATCTATGACCTGATCGATCCTGTATCTAGGCAGGGCAGCTCTGATCCATATGAAAAGCATCATCACTATTATTACCTTAGCAATTACCCAGAAGATTCCTGGAATGTATAGATTGCCGACAATAGGGAGACCATTCCATCCACCCAGGAATATCAGGGTAACAATAAAAGAACCCACAACTGCATGGAGATATTCAGCAAAGAATGCCAGCCCCCATCTCATCCCGCTGTATTCCGTAGCCCATCCTGCGACGAGTTCTTCTTCTGCTTCAGTTTGGTCAAAGGGTATTCGCCCCACATCAGCCAACAAGGCTATGAAGAATACTACAAAACCCAACGGCTGTGCAATAATGAACCAAATACTTGACTGGGCTTCCACTATCTCCACGATATCCAGTGAATGCGCCATTACTGCCACACTAATAATAGTAATACCTAGTGGAACTTCGTAACCGATCATCTTTGCTACGTTCCTGAACGCGGCAAGCACTGCATATTTACTGCTTGAACCCCATCCAGCCATAAATGTAGCAAAGATAGCCAATCCGGATACTGCTTCAAGATACAGGATACTGATATCCATTCGTGATACTGCTACTGCATAATAGTTCCCGTTGATATAAAGATAATCGAAGGGAATTACCGCCACCATCAAAAATCCTGATGTAAGTGCAACAATCGGTGCACCTATAAATAACCATTTATCAGCCTTGGCAGGGATAATATCTTCTTTAGTGAATAGTTTGATAGCATCTGCTATCAACTGCAATACACCAAATCGACCGCCTACCCGATTAGGACCGATCCTGGATTGCATATCTCCCAGGAACTTGCGCTCGAGATATACCATTACAAGAGCTCCACCGAATACGGCTCCTATCACCAGCCCGCCAAGAACACCCCTGATCCAGGGTGCAAATGGATTGGCTGCAAAAATAATAACAAGGTAATCCATAATAATTTCAAATATTCCCATAAATTACACCTCCTACCTGTCTACCTCACTGGTACAAGAATCCATACTCGCTGCTATGGCTGCCACATCAGCTACGTATCCTCCCAGCAATAATGGCGGTAGTGCCTGTGCCGTAGCAAATGCAGGACCCCTGATCCTGAAACGATATGGTTTATCGGAACCGTCAGAAATTATGTACATTCCCATTTCTCCCCTCGGATCTTCAATACGGGCATACACCTCTCCGGCTTTGGGCCGCGTGATATATGGTGTTACATCCTGCTTATACGGACCTGAAGGCATCTGGTCCAGACACTGTTCAATAATATAGATACTCTCAAGTATCTCAAGTAACCTTACTTTGACCCGAGAGAATACGTCACCATCAGTCTGGGTGATCACCTTAAAATCAAGATCATCATATACCAGATAAGGTTCCATCCGCCTTAGGTCATACTCCACGCCTGCGGCCCTCAATGGCGGTCCTGCCACTCCAAGTTCGCCCGCTTCTTTGGCAGTTAATACTCCTACACCTTTAGTCCTTCTGAGGTAGATCGAATCACTGGACAGCATCGCATCATGTGATTTGACCTGTTTCTTCAGTTCTCCCAGGGTTTTTAAAGCCATCTCCTTATAACCTGGCGGCAGGTCGTTCGCTACCCCGCCAAACCTTGCATAATTGTGGTTTAGTCTTGAGCCTGTAATAGCTTCCAGCAGGGACACTACCCCTTCCCGCTCCCTGACCATATAAATGAACATGGTCAAAAAGCCCACATCTGTAGCATATTCACCTATTCCTAACAGATGGCTTTGTAATCTGCAAAGCTCATTAGTTAATACCCTGAGATACTTGGCACGATCTGTAGGTTCTATGCCCAACAGTTCCTCAACACCACGGCAATATACATCGTTATTGGAATTGGAGGCAAGATAACATATCCTGTCAGTCAACGGAAGGATCTGGAGATATGTCCTGTCTTCAAACACCTTTTCCATACCTTTATGAATATAACCGATCTTGAGTTCGGCTTCCCTTATTGTTTCACCCTCTATCTTCAGATCAAGCAAAAAAGGACCTGGCTGCAGCGGATGCTGTGGTCCGAGATGCAGGAGTATCTCAGATGGTTTGGGTGGGGAAGTAATTTGAGTTGCTTCATGCGTCATTATTCATCACCTATGTTAAATCGGGATACCCGGCGTAATCTTTACGCAGTGGCCATTCTCCTTCCATTTCTTCTATCAGCAATAGGACCTTCATATACGGACAATCATTAAATTTGATCCCATAAAGTTCATATGTTTCCCTTTCATACCAGTTTGCATTCCAGTAGATACCACAGAGTGAGTCAATATTCGGATCATCTCGTGGTAAGGAAGCTTTTAATGTTATGACCAACGGTGCCGAATATGATGTAACATGATATACCACCTCCATTTTATCAGGAGGATAATCCACACCTGATACACAGGAAAGATGGTCGAAACCGTTGTCAAGTAAAAACTGCATGATCTCTTTTACTTTGCCTGGATCTATTCTTGCTACCGCCCTGTTAGGTGAGGGAACATCCACATCAGAAACTGCATCCTTGAACGTATTTGACAGTTCTATCATGATGGTTTTATCCATTTTTTCATCTCCCATCTTTTACACACCACCATCTGCCGGATTTGGTATTACAGTCCTGTCTTTCTCAGCCACGATCTTTTTCTGAAGTTCAATGAAACCCTGCAAAAGGGCTTCGGGTCTTGGTGGACAGCCAGGAATGTAAATATCCACAGGGAATATTTCATCAAGATGTGTGACTGTACTATATGATTCCCACCAGGGACCACCGGATATTGCACATTCACCCATCATCAATATCCACTTCGGTTCTAACATCTGGTCCCAGACCCTTTGCAGAGCAGGCAGGTATTTCTTGCTAACATAACCACTGATCATCATTACGTCAGCCTGTCTCGGGGAACACCTCGGAATGATACCGAACCTGTCAGTATCATAATGGGCTACACCTACGCATATTTGTTCAATTCCGCAGCAACCCATCGGATGGGTCATGAACCATAACGAGTTCTTTCTGCCCCAGTTCAAAATTTTCTGGAGCGGTGAATTTTTAATGAACTCTTGTATTGCGCTGGCAGAAGTGACCGAAACATTCGGCGGAAGCTCCATCTCTATCTCACCCATTCCAAGACCCCCTTCTTCCATTCATATATAAGTCCCAATAGTACAACAATCATAAACAATACCATCGCCAAAATGCTAAATCCTGTAGTAAAACCTGGTGTAGTTGTAATCACAGCATCATTCACATAAACAGTAACCCATGGGTAAAGGAACAATAATTCAACATCAAACAATACAAAAAGTATTGCATATGAATAATATTCAACATTGAACATCATATTCGCACTACCGGTGGGCACAGAACCACTTTCATAGGTTGTGAACTTGGCTAGTGTCTTGCTTCTCGGCGATATCTGCTTTACAATAAACATTATCGCCAATGGTATTACTAAACCAAATAGAATGAAAATAGCTACAGGTATAAAATTATCAATAATCTCCTCCATATCATCACCTATATGTCTTTTCGATATTGAGAGTTAAATTCTATATATAAAAATGTTATGAAATGTTCATGGGATTTTAGTGGTCCCATGTTTCATTATCGAGAATAACAGGTTAAACTTATAATCCCAACAAGAAAATCCTCTCTTCAGTTGGATTAACTTGATGCCTGACCAGGTCAAAGGCCCTTTGTTTTCACAATGTCAGACTCGATATCATCTACTTCGGCTGCAAAAGCAGTGGCAATCTCCTTCCCCATGCCTATAAAATCAGTGATGCCCAGGTAGGTCAGACAGGCAACTTCCACATCAGTAGGCGTGCCATTACATGAAATATTAATGCCAAAATGTATTTTCTCAGAGGAAATCCCCGCAGATGCTATGCTAACAGTCAATTTACCCGTACCAATAAAAATATCATCACCGTTGCGTATCGATTCTATGCCGTGGTGAAATAAGACATCTTTAGCACAGACAACCAGCAAGCGCTGCATATAATATGCAAGCCTTATGCTGCCCGGTGAATCGAACCGCTCAACTATGAAGTGCAGCATATCCCCGCCCTTGATGGCTAGATTATTTTGCAGGTCTTCCAGATCCTTGATATTTGAATCCGGAATGTCCATAGCCCCCCTGAACAACACAATGCTGTCCCCGGGAATATCTTTTGAATATGCCCACAGCGGCTCTATCTGGGAGCCGTCATAATCCAGGGTGCCGGATAGTATCTCTATTCTCATGGAACCTGATGCTCTGAGCGAATAAAATATAAAATAATACTACTTCCCTATTGTTATTTCCATTGCTGATACGTTGGTTTCGCCGCGGTCCGATGTTACCTTTTCTGTGGATATGAGAATATCCTTCACTTCCACATTATCAAGGAACCTGTTCCTCACCACTTCTGCAACATCAACAGCTCTTGAAATGGCCCTGCCGCGTGCTTTGATAGTTACTTTATTGGTACCACCATTGAACTGGGTTACCACTGCAAGTACATAGTTCATCACTGGTTTGTTACCGACATATACTACATCGTCATTTTCCATTTCGCCACCTCAATGAAATCAATATGGATATTAATACCTTTCAGCTATTCTACATATATTTTACTGATGAACCCTGTCAATAAAATGCTCACTTTGTTCGCATTTTCTAAGCCTACAGGAAAATATATACTTTCCTATACGTTGAAAAACCAATATTTACTCATTTTGTAAGTATCCTGGCATCCACTGCTACCGAGCCCCGGGAATACACGATCAACGGGTTAATGTCAATCTCAGTGATATCAGGATTCTTTTCAAGCATAGATGATAATGCGGTGATCACATCAATAATGGCTTTTAGATCAGCAGGTTCCCTGCCTCTCGCACCTTCGATGATAGGACTGCCCTTAATCTCCAATACCATCTCACGTGCCATCTCCCTGTCCACGGGCGTAACCCTGAAGGAAACATCCCTGCATATCTCCACAAATATTCCACCCAGTCCGAACATGATCACATGACCGAACTGAGGGTCCAGTTTAGCACCGATGATCACTTCAAGTCCGGGTTCGGCCATCTTCTGCAATACTACTCCTTCGATCCTTGCTTCCGGCAGGTGCTGTTTCACAGACTTCATCATCCTATGATATGCATCCTTTACCTCCTTATCCGAACCCAGGTCAAGTATAACGCCGCCCACATCGCTTTTATGGGTGATATCAGGTGAGACGAGTTTCATTACAACAGGATGACCCAGGGTTTTGGCCGCTTCCACGGCAGCCCCGGCTGAAGATACTGTAGCCATTGGGAGCACGGGAATATTCCAGTCCCCTAACAATTTCCAGAGCCGTTCCTCATTTTCGTTCATTCCTTCACCTTTTCTATAAACCCATGATGCTTGACCAGGGATGCCAGGGCCTTAACAGCCCTTTCAGGTACAGGGTAATTGGGAAGACCGCCAGTTTTTAAAATATCTATCCCTGCTTCTGTGCCCGCACCTCCAAGCCAGCATGTTATTACCGGTTTAAGACATCTACCGCGGTGAATATCTACAATAGCATTTGCCGGAATGCGTGAATCCCACATCACAGTATGCACATAGATCACGATCAACGCATCGATATTTGGGTCACGCAACATATGTTTGACGATACCGTTATAGGTCTCATAGGATGCCAGTCCGGCCGTATCTACCGGATTGCTGTATGATGCGAACTTCGGGACCAGTTCCTTGATACTGGCTCTTGTTCCCTGCTCAAAGCCCGGTATTG
The window above is part of the ANME-2 cluster archaeon genome. Proteins encoded here:
- the nuoK gene encoding NADH-quinone oxidoreductase subunit NuoK, giving the protein MLPVSYYLIVAAIVFCIGAYGVMTLRSGIMIMMCVELMLNAANINLIAFASHFSQVNGHVFVLFSIALAAAEAAIGFAILMSIFRSKNNVNIDNINILRW
- a CDS encoding dehydrogenase, which gives rise to MEQLSGTGRVISMLTALLLLAALLLAIVSVVGLGPFVPSTLPESVPIDYTVWEDGSTDASGIEHVGGLLFTKYVIPFEVLALVLLAALLGSLYMAKKEEE
- a CDS encoding short chain dehydrogenase; the protein is MIDLQIIPFAIISIIMIGSSIMVVKSKEVVHSAFHCVITMMAAAGFYVLLNAQFIAVVQILVYVGAIGVMILFAVMLTTRNQEVE
- a CDS encoding NADH-quinone oxidoreductase subunit I, with product MVLKNLQITLRTVYTKSVTRLYPEEIMELPDAFRGQQHLDMDKCVGCGICSQMCPNNVIEIVKSGKWYPQFDNGHCMFCGLCVDFCPNGALSMTKHFEMACWTKEETIYSPDQLAAPNKAELEGRTGGYTK
- the nuoH gene encoding NADH-quinone oxidoreductase subunit NuoH; this encodes MDYLVIIFAANPFAPWIRGVLGGLVIGAVFGGALVMVYLERKFLGDMQSRIGPNRVGGRFGVLQLIADAIKLFTKEDIIPAKADKWLFIGAPIVALTSGFLMVAVIPFDYLYINGNYYAVAVSRMDISILYLEAVSGLAIFATFMAGWGSSSKYAVLAAFRNVAKMIGYEVPLGITIISVAVMAHSLDIVEIVEAQSSIWFIIAQPLGFVVFFIALLADVGRIPFDQTEAEEELVAGWATEYSGMRWGLAFFAEYLHAVVGSFIVTLIFLGGWNGLPIVGNLYIPGIFWVIAKVIIVMMLFIWIRAALPRYRIDQVIDIGWKVLIPLALLNLVWSTIIGLWWA
- a CDS encoding NADH-quinone oxidoreductase subunit D: MTHEATQITSPPKPSEILLHLGPQHPLQPGPFLLDLKIEGETIREAELKIGYIHKGMEKVFEDRTYLQILPLTDRICYLASNSNNDVYCRGVEELLGIEPTDRAKYLRVLTNELCRLQSHLLGIGEYATDVGFLTMFIYMVREREGVVSLLEAITGSRLNHNYARFGGVANDLPPGYKEMALKTLGELKKQVKSHDAMLSSDSIYLRRTKGVGVLTAKEAGELGVAGPPLRAAGVEYDLRRMEPYLVYDDLDFKVITQTDGDVFSRVKVRLLEILESIYIIEQCLDQMPSGPYKQDVTPYITRPKAGEVYARIEDPRGEMGMYIISDGSDKPYRFRIRGPAFATAQALPPLLLGGYVADVAAIAASMDSCTSEVDR
- a CDS encoding NADH-quinone oxidoreductase subunit C; the protein is MDKTIMIELSNTFKDAVSDVDVPSPNRAVARIDPGKVKEIMQFLLDNGFDHLSCVSGVDYPPDKMEVVYHVTSYSAPLVITLKASLPRDDPNIDSLCGIYWNANWYERETYELYGIKFNDCPYMKVLLLIEEMEGEWPLRKDYAGYPDLT
- the nuoB gene encoding NADH-quinone oxidoreductase subunit NuoB, with amino-acid sequence MEEGGLGMGEIEMELPPNVSVTSASAIQEFIKNSPLQKILNWGRKNSLWFMTHPMGCCGIEQICVGVAHYDTDRFGIIPRCSPRQADVMMISGYVSKKYLPALQRVWDQMLEPKWILMMGECAISGGPWWESYSTVTHLDEIFPVDIYIPGCPPRPEALLQGFIELQKKIVAEKDRTVIPNPADGGV
- a CDS encoding NADH-quinone oxidoreductase subunit A, encoding MEEIIDNFIPVAIFILFGLVIPLAIMFIVKQISPRSKTLAKFTTYESGSVPTGSANMMFNVEYYSYAILFVLFDVELLFLYPWVTVYVNDAVITTTPGFTTGFSILAMVLFMIVVLLGLIYEWKKGVLEWVR
- a CDS encoding DUF366 family protein, giving the protein MRIEILSGTLDYDGSQIEPLWAYSKDIPGDSIVLFRGAMDIPDSNIKDLEDLQNNLAIKGGDMLHFIVERFDSPGSIRLAYYMQRLLVVCAKDVLFHHGIESIRNGDDIFIGTGKLTVSIASAGISSEKIHFGINISCNGTPTDVEVACLTYLGITDFIGMGKEIATAFAAEVDDIESDIVKTKGL